From the genome of Salvia splendens isolate huo1 chromosome 7, SspV2, whole genome shotgun sequence:
TCCAACGACTGGAATCGCTATATAAAGCCGACCGCGTCCGCCCGCGCGTAATTCCATCCCTCGATTTCCTCAACCCCCAAAAAATTCAAGCTTCAACATCAAAATCTCTAGCCACTGATCCCACTCTCGGAATTAGCATCTAATTGGAAAATTTCACAGGCGAATCAAGTTATGGCGCCGCAGCTGTTGCGGCAGCTCAACGGCGAGAGGGCGGTGGTGTTGCTCTATGTTGTTCGAATTATTTTCTCAATTCCTTTTAGTCTCCTGCCGGAAgctttttccctctctctcctcttcctcctcgctCTCTGCGTTGAGATCTCCGTGGACGACGCCTCAAATCCGCTTTCTCTTTTCTTTAGAACCAGGTTAATAATagtgattttgattttggggAATTTTCGGTTTGAGTTAGGATAGAACCTGTTTGTACATTTTGTTGTTGGTTTCGAGTTTAGCTTTTGATCGGTGTTTGGTGTGTGTCTTGTAGAAGGGTTTTATGATATGCTTAGGAATGTAGGATCATGCACTAGGATGAAATTAGGATCAAACTATGtcaaaattgtttttttttcttcaatctGATGAGTGGTTCTGTGCTTATATTGGCGTCTCTGAATGTGTTATGAACTTTATACTGGGTTGAAGCTGTTGATCTATATGGCCTGTGATACTCTTGTTGCTTCGTTGTTTAATTTGCCCAAAAGCttatcttttcatttttcattggAGCTGATTTGGAGATGGCTTATGACAGGCCTGGAGCTTCTTCTGGAGTTCTGTTGGGTGCAGTCACGCTGCCCGGTCTCCTAGTCTCCAAGTTGGTACAAACTTCGAGAGCAATTACATTAGaggaagttggaattgaaggtaTGATGTGTAATGTTCACTTGAAGCACTCTATCCCTCCCCCtgtttttaatttcttttatatttgtTGGGGTTCCATTACTGAAGAGGGTGTGGGAGGGatttaaaattaaacattccTGCATCTGTAGGGCTGCTGGAtccaagaaataaattatacaaGTACAAAATAATAAAGCATGACAGGCGTTCTTTACTTCATAGTTCCTCCTTATTGTTTTCCCATATGTCTGCTTGTATTTGTATCATCCATACAAATATCTTGTGCAATTTTTGTCTCTATTTTCCCCACATTTAGATTATACAAATAGGAGTATTCTATAGGTTGTTCAGTTTTTCCTTGAGATGCCATAGATACATGACCGTCTAGCTCATTCTGTATATTTCCGTCTACTGCAGAGTTTGAGTATCTGAAGTCACAGTACTGGGCTGCATCATCCAGTTGTGTTGCGGTGCTAATTTTCCTTTCCCTCGTCTGTCAGCATCAGGGCAAGAGCAAGAGCAAGACTTCCATCAGCTCTCTTTCCAGCAGGAACCAAATATATAGTTCCATTTGTGTAATATTCTTTGTTGGATCCGGCTTAGTATCCTTATCTGGGAAATTGTACGGTGGTAAGTGAACAAGTCTTTTATTATCACACTTATTCCAGTATTTGGAACATGTATTCTTGTTCAAGAACTTACTCGAGGAACAAATTTGTAATACATACCTCAATTTCTTTTTGATGCGCTTCTGTTTTGTAGGCTGGGCTCCAGTTTTGGTATCGTTATGGGTACTTGGCCATGGATGGGCAGCAGTAACACTAATTCAAAAGATCCTTGAAACATTTCCAGCATGCGCTTCTATAGGTACCTTAGCTGATTATTTAGGCTACATAAGCCACAATAATAGTAactcaaaattagaaagttcttCTTTCTTAAACCTGTTAGTATAATTTTGTTGCTTTGATGGAAAGTAGAACTTGAGATTTCTCTTAGGAATGTTCCATTCTTTTGTGAGTGCATGTGTTATTGGTGTGTTTGCGTGAGAAACGGCTGGTTATTGTCTTGTAAGCAGTTGTATGTGTTCCTCTTGGCAGGAGAATCTCTTCTAGTGACTACAGGACTTGTACTCTATTTTGGAGACATGATGGCATATACTACTTCAAAAGTTGGTTTCACCATCTTCAGTTCTCCTAGTGCATGGTCACCTTGTGACCGGTTATTTCTTTTTTGACTGATCAAAGTCTGTATCAAGCAGATTTCTTATTTGGCGTCATCCGATGCACTATTCATTCAAAATGGAATCAACAGAAGTGAGATAAGCACCATTATTCAGGTATTATTCTCTGACACTGTGACAATCAAAATAGTAATTGATGTACTCTGTGTCCTACTGCCTGGTGAAGCTGGTGAAATGATTCAGTCTTGAAAGTTATTCAGTAGCAATTTTTTTGCTTCATTATTGCAGGGAATGATTTTTGGCCTCCTTCTTTTTCCTGTGTTCTATAAATATGTTCTTCGGATGGTGGAATACTGTGTCAGCTCGGAAAACACCACAGACTTGGGAAATCATGAGAAGAGAAGATCCCTTGTGTTTTATGCTATACTCACTTTTGTGTTGGTAGCGGTAGTTCCGTCATGGATGCAATTAGTGCATGCTTTTCACATGCATCCTCTTTTATGGTGGGTAACCCACAGATTTTGGTTTCAGTATGTTGCAGAATTAGTCATTAGCACTTTACTGTAATAGCTCTAAATCAATTATAAGGGCATCATAAGAAGAATTGTTGGTATCCTAAAAGTCGGTGAAGAACTGAAGATGattttcaaactttcaaagggGTAAATTGACTCCCAGTTTGCTCGCCCTTGATTGTTTTAAGGTCGATTTTCACAGTCTTTGACAATGAAAGATGGTCTGCATAGCTAAACATTATGTTCCAATCTAAATATGggttcaattatttaattgcaaATGCATGTGTGTACTTAGAAACTTGCGATGGAAAGTAGTTAGAATTTTCTGAAAGGATGAAGTTAAATTGGAGACATAAAATTAGTTGGCAATGGTTCAGTTTAACAGTGTAAGGAACTTCTTGAGAAAACACAATCTTTTCTAGTAATGCTCTTCTGAACATTCTGATAATAGACTTGGCTGTGTTATATTTTGTTCGTAGGATGGATTCAATAATGTCTCCAGAAGTTATGATATATGAAGAAACACTTGACAGAACATGTGTTCCGACCTGGACCGTTTAGCAGAGATGCTATCTCTATTTGCTCACTAGGACTTATTTTCTCTCAGAGGATAATTGCAAGTATTGACTTTTTACTGAATTAACTTGGTTATAACATCTTGTCCTCAACCTCTTTTTTAATCAGGGTCATTGATTTTGTTTTATCCGAACCGCTAAAGAGACTTACCCTATGTGTCTATTGGCTGGTCATCATATCTGTGTCTGTTAGACGGTTTTACAGCATATCAAAGAACAGTAAAACCGAGAGAATACTTCTTCGCAAATATTATCATCTGATGGCTGTTGCAATTTTTGTTCCTGCCCTTATATTCCAGGTGCTTTGGGTTCAAACAATGAGTTTATCAGTCCTTTTCTGCATCTCTAATTCCTTGTAATTAATCGATACTAAtgccttattttatttttcagccGAAGTTTCTTGACCTTTCTTTCGGTGCAGCTTTGGCAGTTTTTCTCTTGTTGGAAACTATTCGAGTAAGTTTGATGAAAGCAACTCTTGTTTCTCCCAGTTTCTTgggttttattattattgtcaTATGAAATGATGAATCATATGATTGGAGTTCAATAGCTACTCAAATctgaaatatttaatttagcCTATACAGAAACTTCTAGTTGTCGGGAACTCATGCATCTAACTACCATTTTCCATATGTTAAGTGCACTTATAAAGGACCCTATTATTGGGAAATCCCTTTTGAGATAAGATATAATGTGATAATGTGTGGTTACATAGAAGACTATGTTTTAAGCAGTTTGTAATTTGCATAGGTCTTTGGTTGCATGATGTTTGGTGATGGTGCAAGGAGTAGAAACTAGACTCTTTCACATGTGGATGTGGCATTGGATTATTTTGCTGCATTGTCCCTCTCTATCACGTATCTTTTCCTCATATGACATAATAAAGATGGCATCACCTTGGAAACTAGAAATATGCACTACgcacattgcacacacacacactatacacacacacttcacaatatccacactatacacacacacactacacacattgcatacaccacacacacaacacatactttacacacactacacaattccaTTCCATTTGTATTCCTTACATTCACCAAGCGCAAGAATTGAATGGAATCCCCATTCCATTCCCATCCTCATTCCATTCCCATCTCCTTTCCATTCCCTCCttattccattccatcataccaagaagcCTCTTAATACATCAATATTCTTGTGTTGTTACCTCTCTATGATTATCACAACTTAGTTCTTTTCAACTCTGATCCTTTTTCAGCAGAGTGGGATTACAAGTTgactctcattttttttatacgTTGGGCCTCTGGCTTATTTGTAATTAATTCTACTTATGCTTATTATACTCCATTCATCGCTCAAAATAGTACAAACTTCTTCTTTTTGCCCTATTTGCAATTTGCATACAATTCCATTATTTTTATGCTCACGTTTTCCACTTATTTACAACTTTACCACACATGTCTACCTAATAAAGTGTGGCCCTTTCTCCACTCCACTCACAACACATTCTTCGTTACATTTACTAAAACCTGTGCACTATTTTGGGGGACATAGGGAGTATCATTTATTGATGTACCTTGATTTTTACTAACTTTGATTTTACTGTGCAGATATGGAAAATCTGGCCATTAGGTCATCTAGTTCATCAATTCATGAACGCTTTTACAGATCATCGTGATTCTGATCTTCTTGTTGTCAGGTGCGTGATTATTGCCAATATTGCATATTTTCTATACCAGATGTGTCCCACATTGATCGATTTTATTCTTGCTTTATCTCTCTATGCAGCCACTTCTCTCTGTTGTTGGGATGCGCAATTCCTATTTGGTTGGCTTCTGGTTTTACTGATAGGCCACTTGCACCATTTGCAGGAATTCTGAGTCTTGGTATTGGAGATACAATGGTAAACACCTATGGCTTTTTTAGGCTGCTGACATTTAATTTATAACTTGATATGGCAATTTGATTACTCAAATGATACAACTCAGCAAGTGATAAACTGGACTAGTTTCCTCATGCCAATGCCAGTAATTAATCCTGTACTTATATGGTACTTAGTTTCAGTCATGCTGAGTATCTAAGCTGTTTTCATCTGTCCGGGAAATATACTAGGTCAATTACTCACATTTATTACTCCACTTACTTTCATTCACTTCCCTTTCTTCTTTCGTTCTGATTACTCCTAGTTGTGTTTCCAAGCCAATCACTATTGGAAAAATGTAGCGTGTTAAGTCATTGGAAAACCTGTTGCATCTTAGTCTAGTTTCCATTGCCGCGATAGCAGCCATAGCAGCATCATAGTCACAAAGAATAAGAGATGAAGATTCATTCAATTACCGAGTTAATAGTGTGGGTGACTTCTTACCACTCGTTTGCTTATGCTGAATGTTTTGTCTGATGGTTGTATCAGGCATCCATGGTAGGACACAAGTATGGAGTTCTTAGGTGGAGCAAGACTGGAAGTACTTTCTTCATCTCCCTTTCCTGTGTTATGTTATATCTTCTCTGCAAAACTAATTTTTCTCTACTTACTCATATGATTTTTTTTGCCAGAGAAAACAATAGAAGGCACTGCTGCTGGCATTACTTCTGTTCTTGCTGCTTGCTTTGTTCTACTTCCACTTTTAGCAGCAACTGGTTACATTTTTACTATGGTCTCTCTCTCATACGTGAGTATATATGTCTTGCTCTTGTGTTTTCTCATGCACTCATGGTCGTTTGCACTGTTGGTGCAGCACTGGTTTTCTTTGATTGTAGCGGTGACCACCAGCGGGCTGTTAGAGGCCTACACGGCACAGCTCGATAATGCCTTCATACCTTTGGTTTTCTATAGCATGCTGTGTTTATGAAACGCAACAAGAAATTACACTCGACTTGCAAGAGCTCATACCCGACTTCACAGATAAATATGCTGCTCATTTTTTCTTGTATATAAGTAACAAAATAGTAAGTACAGTAGCATATATCACTGTCATAAATATAGAGAAGTGTTCTTACTTCCCCCCATCTTAGCTATAGATGGGATGAGTATGTTGTACCAATAGTTTATTTAGTATACGAGTCAAAATTAGCACATGACGGCATCCAGTTTAATTTGTATGAATTTCTTTTTGGAATAATGAGATATGAATTCGATTCTTGCTGAAAAAGGGTACAATACTAGAATTCGAGCTGAGCTAAAATATGGCATGTGCAATAATCATTGTTGTTAGCTCAGTCATGAAACTACGACAAAGGCATAAAAATCATTCGGCCCCATACAATTCTAGTTCAAATGATGTACCTTAGATATGCATGATTCTAGGAAAGACACGTTGCGAGGACTCAATGGATCACCCTATAATTAATTGttattctaaaattttttaGGTACATTGAAGTGTAGGGTTCATATATAATAGTAAGCCATTAATAACGATAACCCATCAAGGGATCAAGGGGGCATATATATACATGATTACATGTACACACCGGAATCTAGAGTTACAGAGTTTACTCCAACTTGAAATTACATAACACTGCTACATGAACATCCCTCCTTTAAAAATATGTAACTACTATTTTCATTTAGCTCGTCTCTTAAAATTATGAACTTTCTAAATTAGTCCAACTAAAATTACTAATAATGTCAACCTTATTACTCACTAACATTActtttactagtattttttctcctttctttttttactttaccaattgtttCCTTCAAAAGTTGAAAGGATAAGAGTTAGTGGTTAAACCACTTGAGAAGGCTTAATTTCAAATTAACGCAATATATAAAACCTACCCTTCATTTATGCCATGTTATTCAGGCAGACATGCATGTCCAACTTATGTGTTGGAACCATTCTAATTTCGAGTCCATCTACTCAAACagatatatatacatttttattttattttattttatttgtatgaaAATGAAATACTGGCCTATATAAACTTGCCACGACAAGTTATTCTCATCTAGTACTAGTTACCAATGGCTGCTTGATTATATGTGTTCCCATTTAGGAGACTTATGTCTCTCCCGAATTAATTTGGTTTCCAACTTTTGTGATACATTTTGCCCTTTACAGCTCATATTAGTCATATATATGTAGTGTGGGttcattattaataaataatgttgCACGAGACATTATTTTGGAGCTTTACTTCACTTTTTTTAACTCATTTTTGTCTACATACCTTGCCACATGGCCATAGAGTATTTTGTCTcgatatttatttaattttggtaAACAAGTATCtcatctttcatttttttataattaaaattaaaacttgCTAAATTTATCTGGGACCTATTAATTAAACTTAAAACTAATTTATTTCCACATTAAACTGAAACTAAGAAATTACTAGAAGAGACCTTTACCATGTTTATTTAAAGCTGAAGTTAACTGAAACTAAGATATTAGGAGGAGTCATTTGATTTCCCAATTAACTGAAATTAACTAATCGCACTAAAATGGAGATTCTGCCGATACTGATTActtatgtttataaaatatCTCCTAACCCGTCGTTTCAATTGTCTGGCCAATTACTAATTTTAATTCTGtgttttgaatgaaataaataaataaataatttgtactatgatttaaaaattaatgtcatAATCGAAAcctatttttacatttttttcaatGGAACAACATTAAACATGAGTCTATTAcaaaaattttgtgagacaTATACTCATAAATGGTGTAAAATTTAAGTTTGGGTTAAATGATTggagtaaaattattttttgatgtgacatatatttaaaaatgaatttgaatttgaatttgatgtgCATGATTGAAGCTAGAGCTAATAGTAATTGGGTAGATATAAATCCTCTTGTAATACAGTCGGTGCATATAATGAACCGAAAAAATTGAAtacgaattaaataaaaatcaagTGAAAAGAAATAG
Proteins encoded in this window:
- the LOC121742015 gene encoding dolichol kinase EVAN-like isoform X1; this encodes MAPQLLRQLNGERAVVLLYVVRIIFSIPFSLLPEAFSLSLLFLLALCVEISVDDASNPLSLFFRTRPGASSGVLLGAVTLPGLLVSKLVQTSRAITLEEVGIEEFEYLKSQYWAASSSCVAVLIFLSLVCQHQGKSKSKTSISSLSSRNQIYSSICVIFFVGSGLVSLSGKLYGGWAPVLVSLWVLGHGWAAVTLIQKILETFPACASIGESLLVTTGLVLYFGDMMAYTTSKISYLASSDALFIQNGINRSEISTIIQGMIFGLLLFPVFYKYVLRMVEYCVSSENTTDLGNHEKRRSLVFYAILTFVLVAVVPSWMQLVHAFHMHPLLWVIDFVLSEPLKRLTLCVYWLVIISVSVRRFYSISKNSKTERILLRKYYHLMAVAIFVPALIFQPKFLDLSFGAALAVFLLLETIRIWKIWPLGHLVHQFMNAFTDHRDSDLLVVSHFSLLLGCAIPIWLASGFTDRPLAPFAGILSLGIGDTMASMVGHKYGVLRWSKTGKKTIEGTAAGITSVLAACFVLLPLLAATGYIFTMVSLSYHWFSLIVAVTTSGLLEAYTAQLDNAFIPLVFYSMLCL
- the LOC121742015 gene encoding dolichol kinase EVAN-like isoform X2, yielding MAPQLLRQLNGERAVVLLYVVRIIFSIPFSLLPEAFSLSLLFLLALCVEISVDDASNPLSLFFRTRPGASSGVLLGAVTLPGLLVSKLVQTSRAITLEEVGIEEFEYLKSQYWAASSSCVAVLIFLSLVCQHQGKSKSKTSISSLSSRNQIYSSICVIFFVGSGLVSLSGKLYGGWAPVLVSLWVLGHGWAAVTLIQKILETFPACASIGESLLVTTGLVLYFGDMMAYTTSKISYLASSDALFIQNGINRSEISTIIQGMIFGLLLFPVFYKYVLRMVEYCVSSENTTDLGNHEKRRSLVFYAILTFVLVAVVPSWMQLVHAFHMHPLLWVIDFVLSEPLKRLTLCVYWLVIISVSVRRFYSISKNSKTERILLRKYYHLMAVAIFVPALIFQPKFLDLSFGAALAVFLLLETIRIWKIWPLGHLVHQFMNAFTDHRDSDLLVVSHFSLLLGCAIPIWLASGFTDRPLAPFAGILSLGIGDTMASMVGHKYGVLRWSKTGKKTIEGTAAGITSVLAACFVLLPLLAATGYIFTMHWFSLIVAVTTSGLLEAYTAQLDNAFIPLVFYSMLCL